The stretch of DNA CGCTACCCGTGCGGCTACCTCGTGCCGAGCGGTCCGCGGCAGTGACCGGGCCGCCGGAGCGGTACGACGCTGTGCAGCGGTCCCGGTGGCTCAGCTGTCGTAGTCCACTGTCACCGCGTCGGAGACCGGCAACGATTGGCAGGTCAGCGCGAAGCCTTCGTCCACTTCGGATTGTTCGAGGGCGAAGTTGCGGCGCATCGCGACCTCTCCCCCGGTGATCTTCGCCCGGCAGGTGCCGCACACGCCGCCTTTGCAGGCGAACGGCAGGTCCGGGCGCGAGCGCTGGGCGGCGTCCAGCACCGGCTCGTCCTTCGGCAGGCTCAGCGTGCTGGTGCGCCCGTCCAGCACGATCGTCACCTCGCTGCACTCGCCGGGCGGCGCCGATTCCTCGTGGCGCACCGGATCCGGCGGCACATCGTCCACGTAGAACAGTTCCTGGTGCACCCGGCCCGGTGCGACCCCCAGTTCCGCGAGCACTTCCCGCGCTGCGGTGACCATTCCGAACGGTCCGCAAAGCCACCAGTGCTCGGTGCCGTCCACCGGGATCAACGCACCGGCCAGCGCCCGCAGCTTGTCCGCGTCGAGCCTTCCGGACATCAGCTCGGATTCCCGCGGTTCCCGCGAAAGCACGTGCACGAGGTCCAATCTGGACGGATGCGCGTCCTTCAGATCCGCGAGCTCGTCGGCGAACATCACCGTGTCGCTGCGCCGGTTGCCGTACACCAGGGTCACCTGCGAATCCGTCTCGCGCAGCAGGCTCGCCGCGATCGAGAGCACCGGCGTGACCCCGGAACCCGCCGCGACCAGCACATGCCGTCCGCCGCTCGCGAGATCCGGGGTGAAGGAACCGGAGGGCGGCGCCACCTCGATCTCGTCACCGGCCGCGATCTCGTCGCAAAGCCAGCTCGAGAACATCCCGCCCGGTACCAGCCGCACCCCGATGCGGGGTTTCGCGCCCAGTGGCGCGCAAATCGAGTACGAGCGGCGATGTTCACCACCCGCCTCGGAACGCCGCAGCGTCAAGGACTGGCCGGGCCGGAACGCGAATTCGTCGGCGAGCGCGGCGGGCACGTCCAAGGTCACCGCGACCGCGTCGTCGCACAGCCGGTCCACCGACTCGACGCGCAAGGTGTGGAACGCGCCGCGGCGGGAACCGGCCCGATCGTCCGCAGTGGCCCGTTGATCCACATTAGACAGTGTCTCGGTCACGATCAGATCTCCTTGATGTGCTCGAACGGCTCCGCGCAGGCCGTGCATCGGCGCAGCGCCTTGCACGCGGTGGCGCTGAACCGGGAGAGCTCTTCGGTCTCGGCCGAACCGCAATGCGGGCAGGCGATGCGGCGCGGCGGCGGCGCAAGCGTGAGCGGGACGGGCCCGGCGGCCGCGGGTGCCTCACCCGGCGGCGAGATGCCGTGCTCGGCGAGCTTGCGCCGCCCGTGCTCGGTGATCCAGTCGCTGCTCCACGGCGGATGCAGCGCCGTGCGCACCTCGACGTCCGGGTAACCGGCACCGGTGAGCTTGCGGTGCACGTCGCTGCGCATCTCCGCCATGGCGGGGCATCCCGAGTACGTCGGGGTCAGCGTCACGACCACGGTGCCGTCCGCACCGACCTCGACTCCGCGCAGCACTCCCAGATCCGCCAGGGTCAACATCGGCAGCTCGGGGTCGGTCACCGTCTCGGCGACCTCCCGCGCGCGGTTCACGATCGTCACCACGTCGCCTCCGGGTGCGCCCGCGCCAAGCCCTGCATCTCCGCCAGCAGCGGCACGAGATGTTCGGTGTGCTCGCCCGCGCGGCCGAATTCGCCGCCACGCCCGAATTCGCCGGCACGCCCGAGTTCGTCACCGGCGGGCGGCGTTCCCGGGTGCGGCAAGGTCGCCGCGGCGAACGCTCGCGCCAGCACTTCGTCCACCTCACCACGCACCTCGGCCGGATCCACCCCTACGCCGTCGGCGACCGCGCGCCGCTCGATTTCGTGCGTGTGGAACAGTTCCGCGAGGTGCGGCCGAACCGCGGCGATCCCCTCGCACATCCGCCGATGCGACTCCGCGGTCCCGTCGCCGAGGCGAACGACCCACTGCGCCGCGTAGTCGCGGTGGTAGGTGAGTTCCTTGACGCTCTTGGCCGCGACCGCCGCCAGCACCGGATCACGCGAGTCGACCAGCCGCGCGCACAACGCCAGCCGCCAGCTCGACAGCACCAGCAGCCGGGCCATCTGCTCGGCGAAGTCGCCGCGCGGCAACTCGGCGAGCCGCACGTTGCGGAACTCGGCGGCGTCGCGGAAGTACGCCAGCGAGTCCTCGCCGCGGCCGGACCCGTCGGCCTGCCCGGCTCGCGCCAGCAGCAGCCTGGCCTGCCCGAGCAGGTCCAGCGCGATGTTCGCCAGCGCGACCTCGTCCTCCAGCTCGGGCGCCCGCGTCACCCACTCGCTCAGCCGTTGCGCGGCGATCAGCGCGTCGTCGCCCAGCGCCAGGCAGTAGTGCGCCAGCACCGCCCCGTCCACCCCGTCCGGCACCGAACCGTCCACACCGGACAGCGGATCGTCGAACCCGGTCCCGAACGCCCACCGCGAGTCGTTCTGCTCGGTCAGCGCCTCGTAAGCGTTGTCGAAGGACACAGTGGACCTCACATGTGCGGAACGTCGTCGGGAATGGCGTAGAACGTCGGGTGCCGGTAGACCTTGTCGCCGCTCGGCGCGAACATCGGGTCCTTCTCGTCCGGACTGGACGCGGTGATCGCGTCCGCGCGCACCACCCAGATGCTCACGCCCTCGTTGCGCCGGGTGTAGAGGTTCCTCGCGTTGTGCAACGCCATCTGCTCATCCGGCGCGTGCAGCGAACCCACGTGCACGTGGTTGAGACCGCGCTTGCCGCGCACGAAGACCTCGAACAGCGGCCAGGACGATCGGGGAGATTCCTCGCTCATGCCGGCTCCTTCCGCGCGGCCCGCTTCGCCGCGTGCGCGGCGGCCGCTTCCCGCACCCACGCGCCGTCCTCGTGCGCGCTCCTGCGCCGGGACATCCGCTCGTCGTTGCACGGCCCGCCGCCGGAGATCACTTCCTTGAGCTCGGCCCAGTCCGGCTCGCCGAACTCGTACCCGCCCGACTCGGCGTCGAAGCGCAGCTCGGGATCGGGCAGCGACACCCCGAGCGCGTCGGCCTGCGGCACGGTCATGTCCACGAACTTCTGCCGCAGTTCGTCGTTGGTGTGCCGCTTGATCTTCCAGGCCATCGACTGCTGCGTGTTCGGCGAATCGCCGTCCGGCGGGCCGAACATCATCAGCGACGGCCACCACCACCGGTCGACCGCGTCCTGCACCATCTCCCGCTGGGCCGCGGTGCCGCGCATCATCTGCAGCAGCAGTTCGTAGCCCTGCCGCTGGTGGAACGACTCCTCCTTGCAGATCCGCACCATCGCCCGCGCGTACGGGCCGTACGAGCTGCGGCACAGCGGCACCTGGTTGCAGATCGCCGCGCCGTCCACCAGCCAGCCGATCACGCCGATGTCGGCGAAGTTCAGCGTCGGGTAGTTGAAGATCGACGAGTACTTCTGCCGCCCGGAGATCAGCTTTCCGGTCAGCTCCGCCCGGTCCGCGCCGAGCGTCTCCGCCGCCGAGTACAGGTACAGCCCGTGCCCGGCTTCGTCCTGCACCTTCGCCAGCAGGATCGCCTTGCGCCGCAGCGAGGGCGCGCGCGAGATCCACGCACCCTCCGGCTGCATCCCGATGATCTCCGAGTGCGCGTGCTGGGCGACTTGGCGGACCAGCGTCTTGCGATAGCCGTCGGGCATCCAGTCCCGCGGCTCGACGCGCTGGTCGCGCTCGATCGTGCCGTCGAAGTGCCGCTGCAGCTCGCCTTCGGCCGTCCCGCTGGTCACCGGCGCTCACCTCCCGCTGTGCGACCGGCCTGCGCGGCCGACCGCTGCTGAAACCGACCAATCGGTCAGTAATTAGTTTCCCGCGGTGCGGCACCCGGGCGCAAGCCCCGAGCGCCGCACCCGCCGGATCAACCCTTGGCGACCAGGGTCAGCACGTCGTACTTGGCGACGGACTCGCCGTCCTGGTTGGTCACGTCCGCGTCCCAGCACACCTCGCCGTAGTCGCCGCCATGGCGCGGAGTGATCCGCTTGGCCGTCAGCGTCACCGTGATCTCGTCGCCCGGGTAAGTCGGCGTGAGGAACCGCAGGTTCTCCAGCCCGTAGTTGGCCAGCACCGGCCCTGGCTCGGGCGAGACGAACAACCCCGCCGCGAACGACACCACCAAGTAGCCGTGCGCCACCCGCCCGTCGAAGAACGGGTTCGCGCGGGCCGCTTCGTCGTCGGTGTGCGCGTAGAAGGTGTCGCCGGTGAACTCCGCGAAGTGCTCGACGTCCTGCAGCGTCACCGCGCGCGGCCCGGACACCACGGTGTCGCCGATGCGCAGCTCCGCCAGGTGTTTGCGGAACGGGTGCACCTCGGTCTCGCTGCGCGCACTGCCCGGCGTCCACTGGCCGGTCACGGCCGTCATGGTGTCCGGATCGGCCTGCACCGCCGTGCGTTGCATGTGGTGCAGCACGCCGCGGATGCCCCCGAGCTCCTCGCCCCCGCCCGCGCGGCCCGGGCCGCCGTGCACGAGCTGCGGCAGCGGGGAGCCGTGTCCGGTGGATTCCTTGGCGTCGTACCGGTTCAGCACCAGCAGCCGCCCGTGCCGGGAAGCCGCGCCGAGCACCACTTCACGGGCGAACTCGGCGTCGGCGGTGACCACCGAGCCCACCAGGCTGCCCTGCCCGCGCCGCGCCAGGTCAACGGCCTGCTCGACGCCGTCGTAAGGCAGGATCGTGCTCACCGGGCCGAACGCCTCGACCTCGTGCGGTTCGGGGCGTTCCGGGTCGTCGCAGCGCAGCAGCATCGGCGAGATGAACGCGCCGTTCGCGGCGTCCGCGCCGACGGGCTGGGACTCGTCCGGGCCGCCGTAGACCAGCCGACCAGCGGCCAGCAGGGACTTCAGCGAGCGCCGCACCTCCTCGCGCTGCTCCAGGCTCGCCAGCGCGCCCATCCGCACGCCCTCGGCGTCCGGGGCGCCGACGGTGACCTTCGCCAGCTTCTCGCCCGCGGCCGCCACCACGTCGTCCACCAGGTTCGACGGCACCAGCGCGCGGCGGATCGCGGTGCACTTCTGGCCCGCCTTCACCGTCATCTCGGTGACCAGCTGCTTGACGTAGAGGTCGAACTCGGCGGTCTCCGGGGTCGCGTCCGGCCCCAGGATCGAGCAGTTCAGCGAGTCCGCTTCCGCGTTGAACCGCACCGCGCGGGAGACCACCGCCGGGTGCGCGCGCAGCCGCTGCGCGGTCGAGGCCGAGCCGGTGAACGACAGCAGGTCCTGATCACCCAAGTGCTCCAGCAGGTCCCCGGCCCCGCCGCACACCAGCGACACCGAACCTTCCGGCAGCAGCCCGGATTCGATGATCAGCTCGACCAGCCGGTGGGTCAGGTAGGCGGTCTGGCTCGCCGGTTTGATCAAGCTCGGCACGCCCGCCAGGAACGCCGGGGCCAGCTTCTCCAACGGCCCCCACACCGGGAAGTTGAACGCGTTGATCTGCACCGCGACGCCCCGCAGCGGCGTGTGCACGTGCCTGCCGAGGAACGTGCCGCCCTTGCCGAGCGGTTCCAGCGGGTCTTCGACGTGCACGGTGTCGTTCGGCAGCTCCCGGCGGCCCTTGCTGGAGTAGGTGAACAGCACTCCGATGCCGCCGTCCACGTCGAACTTCGCGTCGCCGAGCGTGGCACCGGTCCGCGCGGACAGCTCGTAGAGCTCCTCGCGGTGTTCGCGCAGGTACGAGGCCAAGGATTTGAGCAGCGCGGCGCGCTGGTGGAACGTCAGCGCCCGCAGCGCCGGGCCCCCGGTGCCGCGGGCGTGCTCCAGCGCCGCGGCCATGTCGATGCCTGCTGACGAGACGCGGGCGACCTCCTCGCCGGTCACCGCGTCCGGCACCGCGACCCCGTCATCATCGGGGACCTGCCACCGGCCTTGCACGTAACTGGGCAACGCACTCATGAACTTCCTCCGCACGCTTCGAGGTCGGCACTGCATTCATCGGCCGATGGAAGTGTTGTTAAAGCCGCTTTCGCCGCCGCACGAACGTCAATCCGGCCACTCGTGGAACCCGCGGCCGGATTTGCGGCCCAGCTCGCCGCGCTCGACCTTGTCCCGCAACAACTGCGGCGGCGCGAACCGCTCGCCGAGCGTGCCGTGCAGGTAGTCGGCGACCGCCAGCCGCACGTCCAGCCCCACCAGGTCGGTCGAGCGCAGCGGGCCCATCGGGTGCCGGTAGCCGAGCTCCACGGCGGTGTCGATCGACTCGGCGTCGGCCACGCCCTCCTGCAGCATCCGGATCGCCTCCAGCCCGAGCGCCACGCCCAGCCTGCTGGTGGCGAAACCCGGCGAATCCCGCACCACCACGTCCGTGCGGCCGAGCCCGCGCACCCACCCGCTGACGGCCTGCACCGTGTCGTCGGCGGTTTCCGGTGCGACCACGACTTCCACGAGCTTGGAAGCAGGCACCGGGTTGAAGAAGTGCATCCCGAGGAACCGCCGCGGATTCCGCAGCGCGGTGGCGAGTTCCGCGATGGACAGCGAGCTGGTGTTGCTGGCGAGCACGGTCCGCTCGGAAACGGCGCGTTCGGCCGCGGCCAGCACGTCGAGCTTGAGCTCCGGTCGCTCCGGAACCGCCTCCACGACGAGGTCGGCCTCGGCGGGCAGCTCGCCGATGCCGGTCACGACGTGCAGCCGCGCCAGCACCGCTTCCGGATCGTCGTCGAGTTTTCCGCGCCGCACGGCGCCTTCCAGCCCGTCCCGGACGCGCTGCCGCGCGGCCCCGGCCGCGGCGTCGTCGTTTTCGGCCACGTGCACCTCGGTGCCGAGCATCAGGAACACCTGGGCTATCCCGGCGCCCATGCGCCCGCCGCCGAGGATCCCGACCAGTTCCGGTGTGCTGCTCAACGCGAACCCCTTCGTTGCCCGGACGGACGCTGCGCGGCGCCGGACGCCTCCGCCGCAGCGGGTTGACATCGCGACCGGCGCGGCCAACACTCTAGATTAATAACCGACTGTTCGGTCAGTACGCAAGGCTGCGGCGCGGAAATCCCTGCACAGCGGTGCTGCGCAGCGGTACCGGACAGGGGCACCGGACAGCGGTATCGGACAACGGCACTCGGGCCGAGCACTTCGGCCGAGCACTAGGAGGCGGTGGCCACGTGGATCCGGCCGAGCAGGTGGCTAGCGCGACCCGCGCGATGCTGGACGACGACAACGCGAGCAAGACCCTCGGCATCGAGGCGCTGACGGCCGCCGACGGGCACGCCGCGGTGCGCATGACCGTCACCCCGGCCATGGTCAACGGGCACGGCATGGCCCACGGCGGCTACGTGTTCCTGCTGGCCGACACCGCGTTCGCCTGCGCCTGCAACAGCCACGGGCCGGTGACCGTGGCCGCGAGCGCGGAGATCACCTTCGTCGCCGCCGCCTACGAGGGCGACGTGCTGCACGCCGAGGCGGCCGAGCGCACCCGGTTCGGGCGCAGCGGGATCTACGACATCACGGTGCGCCGCGGACCCGCTCCCGGCGATCCGGTGATCGCCGAGTTCCGGGGCCACAGCCGGACTCTGAAGGAATGACGGCGTTCCGCAGCAATGACGGGACTTCGCGGGAAGGGACACACGGCATGACTCGCACGACAACGGTGTCGTCCGGACGTTTCGGCTCCGCGCCGGATCCCGGTGAGCTCGACCCCGCCGAGCGGCTCGGCGCCGACGAGCTCGCCGCCCTGCAACTCGAACGTCTCAAGTGGACGCTGCAGCACGCCTACCGCAACGTTCCCTTCTACCGCGCCAAATTCGACGCCGCCGGAGTGCACCCGGACGACTGCCGCAGCCTCGCCGACCTCGCGAAGTTCCCCACCACCAGCAAAGCCGACCTGCGCGAGAACTACCCGTTCGGCATGTGCGCGGTGCCGCGCGAGCAGCTGCGCCGGGTGCACGCCTCCAGCGGTACCACCGGGCGGCCCACCGTCGTCGGCTACACCGGCGGCGACCTGGACGTGTGGGCGGATGCGGTGGCCCGCTCCATCCGGGCCGCGGGCGGACGACCCGGGCACCTGGTGCACGTTTCCTACGGGTACGGGTTGTTCACCGGCGGGCTCGGCGCGCACTACGGCGCGGAACGGCTCGGTTGCGCGGTCGTGCCCGCATCCGGTGGCATGACCGCCCGGCAGGTCCAGATCATCCGGGACTTCCAGCCCGAGATCATCATGGTCACCCCTTCCTACATGCTCACGCTGATCGACGAATTCCACCGCCAGGGCATCGACCCGCGGGAGACCTCGCTGAAGATCGGCATCTTCGGCGCCGAACCGTGGACCGAGGACATGCGCCGCGAGATCGAGCAGGCGGTGGACATCGACGCGGTCGACATCTACGGCCTGTCCGAGGTGATGGGGCCCGGCGTCGCCGCCGAATGCGCCGAGACCAAAGACGGCCTGCACATCTGGGAGGACCACTTCTACCCGGAGGTGGTGGACCCGGTCCTCGGCGATCCGCTGCCCGCGGGCGAGCGCGGTGAGCTGCTGTTCACCACGCTGACCAAGGAGGCGCTGCCGGTCATCCGGTACCGCACCCGCGACCTCACCAGGCTGCTGCCCGGCACCGCCCGCCCGAACCTGCGGCGGATGGAGAAGATCACCGGCCGCAGCGACGATCTGATCATCCTGCGCGGGGTGAACGTCTTCCCCACCCAGATCGAGGAACTGGTGCTGCGCGCGGACGGCCTGTCCCCGCACTTCCAGATCACCTTGACCCGCAAGGGCCGGATGGACCACATGACGATCCGCGTCGAAGCCGACGAGGACATCACCCCGCAGCAGCGGGCCGCGGCTCCGGAGCTGCTGACCAAGGCGGTCAAGGACGCGGTCGGCATCAGCGCCGAGATCGCCGTGGTCGCCCCGGACACGCTGGAACGCTCGGTCGGCAAGCTCCGGCGCGTCCTCGATCACCGGGAGGGGTGATGCCGGCCCGCACGAACGGCAACCGCGGCCGCCCCGGGTACGACCTGGACTCGGTGCTGCGCACCGCGGCCGCGGTGTTCCACGAGCGCGGCTACGACGGCACCAGCATGGAGTTGCTGGCGAACCGCCTCGGCATCACCAAGTCCGCGATCTACCACCACGTCTCCGGCAAGGAAGAACTGCTGCGGCTGACGGTCGACCGGGCGCTGGACGCGCTGCTCGCGGTGGCCGACGAGCCCGCGGCGCAACGCGGTCCGGCGCTGGACCGGCTGCGGCACGTGCTGCGGCGCAGCGTGCGGGTGCTGGTGGACGAGCAGCCGTTCGTGACGGTGCTGCTGCGGGTGCGCGGCAACAGCGAGGTGGAGCGGCAGGCGCTGGCGCGGCGCCGCGAGATCGACGGGTTCCTCAGCGACCTGGTCGCGGCCGCCGAGCAGGAGGGCGCGATCCGCCCGGACCTCGATCCGGCGCTGACCACCCGGTTGCTGTTCGGCATGGTCAACTCCGTCATCGAGTGGTACCGGCCGGGCACCGGCCTGTCCGCCGAGGAGCTCGCCGAGGCCGTCACGAAGATCGCTTTCGATGGACTCCGGAACGGCTAGCGCCGCCTGCCGGGAAACTGCGCGGGCGGCCGGATATGAGTTCGATGTCCAGCCGGCCGTAGTGGTAGTCGCGCACCGCTTGCAGCATCTGGTTCAGCGACAGCTCACCGCGGCCGTAGTGGTCGATCTTGTCGAAGGCGACGCCGCCGTCGGCCACGCTCATTCCGTGCGCGGACAACCACTTCGCGAATTCGGCGCGGTCGATCCGGCCTTCGTCCTTCTTCGCGCACAATCCGATGACCGCCGTCAGCACCGGCGTGAGCATCCGGTTGAACGCGGCTTCGCCCTGCTCGAAGATGAGGTCTTCGCAAACCCTGCGAAACTGTTGCTCGTTCACGGATCCGTCCGGTCTGGCCCCCGATTCCCCGGCCACCACGTCGAACATCCAGCACAACGCGTTGCGCAGATCCCGGGCGGCCGGCGAGGTGCTGCCCCGGCCGAATGCGCGCACGATCCGATCCGCCTCGTGCTCGAAGTCCGAGCGCCGCAACACCCCTTTGCCGGCGACGTCCCACCGGTCGAAGCGCGCCTTGAGTCGGTCGCTGATGACGGCATTCATCATGGAACTGGCCTTTCTCACTTCAACGCTGGGCGAACCGGCACCGGCGGCCCCGCCGCACCCGACTGCGAACGTTTCGCCAGGACAGGACGGTCACGTCGGCCGCTTTCCGGCGAGCGCGCAGCAAGTTGCGCCCGGCGACGAACGCCGCGAGCGTTCCGGTCGCCGGAAAGCTGGGGAATCAAGGGGATTTCCGTTCCGACTTCGCGTGCAGGGGCCGCCCGCCGAGCCCGCCGAGCCCCGGTCCGGCCCTCGGCGACCGTACCCGCTCCGCGATCGGAGAAGGAGGGTTCACCCGAACTCGGAACCAAGATTCACCACATGGAGTGATCTTGCCATCTGCCGGTTCCGCACCGGCTCGGCGGACGCATTACCCGGAAAGCGTAATACGGTTCCGAGAACGCCTGGTCAGAATACTCAAATGACCAAAGTAGACGGTCCAGAAAACCACTCTTGAGCACTTTCCCCCGCTGCTACGGTCGGCGCAACGCCGGACGCCGAAAGCACGACGGACGTCTTCGGCCATTCGCCGAAAATTTGCGCGTCGAGGGGGAAGATCAGCGTGCGGATCGCGATGCGAAAGCACATTCCGGTGCACTCACACGGCCGCGCGGTGCGGATCACCGGACCGTCCGATGGCTTCGTCCGCGCCTGCCGCAGCGCTTGGCCGCTGCACCCGGCGCGGACGAGGGCGTGCCCGCGGACAGCGGGGCGCGCAGCGGCGGCGGCCCGGCCCGGCGACCGGGTGCCCGCCGGGTCGCCGTCCTCCGGTGCGCGGTCTTGCCGCCACCGGCCCGCCGCGCGAGTCGCCGAATCCACCTCGGCCACCGGTGTCCCTGCGCCCCCGGCCGGGGCAGGCGCGCCGTCCCCGGTGCTCCGCGACTGACGCCGCCGGACGCCGCGCGACCAGTTTCGATCGAAGAAACCGAAGACGAGGAGTTCCACATGCGCCTTTCCCGATCCGCCCCGGTCCTGCTCGCCGCCGCGCTGACCGCGCTGCCCGCCGGAGCGGCCGGCGCAGCCACCGGCCAAGTCACCGTTTTCGAAACCGAGGTCCAGAAGCTGAGCACCTACGACGACCCGGCGGGCTGCCACAAGCTGCCGCCGGCCGCGCACGTGCTGACCAACCAGACGAACGAGCCGGTGCAGATCTACGGCGACCCGTTCTGCCTGACGCCGAGCCTGACCGTGCAACCCGGTCACGGTTCGCACGTCGCGCCCGGCAGCGGCAGCTTCTCCGCATGACACCTCCGTCTGCTCCGGACGGACGTGACGCTGGGACGCCGGTCGATCTGGTGGTCGTGGGACTCGGCTACGTGGGACTCCCGCTGGCCGCGCGAGCCTGCGAGGCGGGTGTGCGCACCATCGGGCTGGACGTCTCCGCGGAGGTGGCGGACGGTCTCAACGCCGGACGCTCGCACGTGGGCGACGTGCCCGATTCCGTGGTCGCCGACATGGTCGCGGCGGGCTTCACGGCCACCACGGCTCCGTCGGTGCTCGCCGCCGCCGACACGATCGTGCTGTGCGTGCCCACGGGGCTGTCCGCATCAGGTGAACCGGATCTGACCGCGGTGCGCGCGGCCGCGCGCACGGTGGCCGGGCGGTTGCGGCCGGGGACGCTGGTGGTGCTGGAGTCGACGAGCTACCCGGGCACCACGGAGGAAGTGGTGCGCCCGATCCTGGAGCACCGCAGCGGATTGCGCGCCGGGGACGACTTCCACCTGGTGTACTCGCCGGAGCGGATCGACCCGGGCAACGCGCGCTTCAGCATGATCAACACGCCCAAGGTGGTCAGCGGGTGCACCCCGTTGTGCGCCAAGCACGGCGTGGCGTTCTACGGGCGGTTCGTCGATTCCCTGGTGGTCTCCCGCGGCACCCGCGAGGCGGAGATGGCCAAGCTGCTGGAGAACAGCTATCGGTACGTGAACATCGCGCTGGTCAACGAGGTGGCGCTGTTCTGCGACCGGGTGGGCATCGACGTGTGGGACGTGCTGCACTGCGCGTCCACCAAACCGTTCGGCTTCGCGCCGTTCCAGCCCGGCCCCGGGGTGGGCGGGCACTGCATCCCGGTCGACCCGAGGTACCTGGAGAGCAAAGCGCGCGACGAGGGCTTCTCGTTCAGCACGCTCTCCTCGGCCCGGGCGGTCAACGAGCAGATGCCGGAGCACGTGGTGGACCGGGCCGCGGCGCTGCTGGCGGGCCAGGGCAAGCGATTGGCCGAGGCGCGGGTGCTG from Saccharopolyspora sp. SCSIO 74807 encodes:
- the paaK gene encoding phenylacetate--CoA ligase PaaK; translation: MTRTTTVSSGRFGSAPDPGELDPAERLGADELAALQLERLKWTLQHAYRNVPFYRAKFDAAGVHPDDCRSLADLAKFPTTSKADLRENYPFGMCAVPREQLRRVHASSGTTGRPTVVGYTGGDLDVWADAVARSIRAAGGRPGHLVHVSYGYGLFTGGLGAHYGAERLGCAVVPASGGMTARQVQIIRDFQPEIIMVTPSYMLTLIDEFHRQGIDPRETSLKIGIFGAEPWTEDMRREIEQAVDIDAVDIYGLSEVMGPGVAAECAETKDGLHIWEDHFYPEVVDPVLGDPLPAGERGELLFTTLTKEALPVIRYRTRDLTRLLPGTARPNLRRMEKITGRSDDLIILRGVNVFPTQIEELVLRADGLSPHFQITLTRKGRMDHMTIRVEADEDITPQQRAAAPELLTKAVKDAVGISAEIAVVAPDTLERSVGKLRRVLDHREG
- the paaE gene encoding 1,2-phenylacetyl-CoA epoxidase subunit PaaE — its product is MDQRATADDRAGSRRGAFHTLRVESVDRLCDDAVAVTLDVPAALADEFAFRPGQSLTLRRSEAGGEHRRSYSICAPLGAKPRIGVRLVPGGMFSSWLCDEIAAGDEIEVAPPSGSFTPDLASGGRHVLVAAGSGVTPVLSIAASLLRETDSQVTLVYGNRRSDTVMFADELADLKDAHPSRLDLVHVLSREPRESELMSGRLDADKLRALAGALIPVDGTEHWWLCGPFGMVTAAREVLAELGVAPGRVHQELFYVDDVPPDPVRHEESAPPGECSEVTIVLDGRTSTLSLPKDEPVLDAAQRSRPDLPFACKGGVCGTCRAKITGGEVAMRRNFALEQSEVDEGFALTCQSLPVSDAVTVDYDS
- the paaC gene encoding 1,2-phenylacetyl-CoA epoxidase subunit PaaC; amino-acid sequence: MSFDNAYEALTEQNDSRWAFGTGFDDPLSGVDGSVPDGVDGAVLAHYCLALGDDALIAAQRLSEWVTRAPELEDEVALANIALDLLGQARLLLARAGQADGSGRGEDSLAYFRDAAEFRNVRLAELPRGDFAEQMARLLVLSSWRLALCARLVDSRDPVLAAVAAKSVKELTYHRDYAAQWVVRLGDGTAESHRRMCEGIAAVRPHLAELFHTHEIERRAVADGVGVDPAEVRGEVDEVLARAFAAATLPHPGTPPAGDELGRAGEFGRGGEFGRAGEHTEHLVPLLAEMQGLARAHPEATW
- the paaD gene encoding 1,2-phenylacetyl-CoA epoxidase subunit PaaD, whose translation is MVTIVNRAREVAETVTDPELPMLTLADLGVLRGVEVGADGTVVVTLTPTYSGCPAMAEMRSDVHRKLTGAGYPDVEVRTALHPPWSSDWITEHGRRKLAEHGISPPGEAPAAAGPVPLTLAPPPRRIACPHCGSAETEELSRFSATACKALRRCTACAEPFEHIKEI
- the paaA gene encoding 1,2-phenylacetyl-CoA epoxidase subunit PaaA, which codes for MTSGTAEGELQRHFDGTIERDQRVEPRDWMPDGYRKTLVRQVAQHAHSEIIGMQPEGAWISRAPSLRRKAILLAKVQDEAGHGLYLYSAAETLGADRAELTGKLISGRQKYSSIFNYPTLNFADIGVIGWLVDGAAICNQVPLCRSSYGPYARAMVRICKEESFHQRQGYELLLQMMRGTAAQREMVQDAVDRWWWPSLMMFGPPDGDSPNTQQSMAWKIKRHTNDELRQKFVDMTVPQADALGVSLPDPELRFDAESGGYEFGEPDWAELKEVISGGGPCNDERMSRRRSAHEDGAWVREAAAAHAAKRAARKEPA
- the paaZ gene encoding phenylacetic acid degradation bifunctional protein PaaZ encodes the protein MSALPSYVQGRWQVPDDDGVAVPDAVTGEEVARVSSAGIDMAAALEHARGTGGPALRALTFHQRAALLKSLASYLREHREELYELSARTGATLGDAKFDVDGGIGVLFTYSSKGRRELPNDTVHVEDPLEPLGKGGTFLGRHVHTPLRGVAVQINAFNFPVWGPLEKLAPAFLAGVPSLIKPASQTAYLTHRLVELIIESGLLPEGSVSLVCGGAGDLLEHLGDQDLLSFTGSASTAQRLRAHPAVVSRAVRFNAEADSLNCSILGPDATPETAEFDLYVKQLVTEMTVKAGQKCTAIRRALVPSNLVDDVVAAAGEKLAKVTVGAPDAEGVRMGALASLEQREEVRRSLKSLLAAGRLVYGGPDESQPVGADAANGAFISPMLLRCDDPERPEPHEVEAFGPVSTILPYDGVEQAVDLARRGQGSLVGSVVTADAEFAREVVLGAASRHGRLLVLNRYDAKESTGHGSPLPQLVHGGPGRAGGGEELGGIRGVLHHMQRTAVQADPDTMTAVTGQWTPGSARSETEVHPFRKHLAELRIGDTVVSGPRAVTLQDVEHFAEFTGDTFYAHTDDEAARANPFFDGRVAHGYLVVSFAAGLFVSPEPGPVLANYGLENLRFLTPTYPGDEITVTLTAKRITPRHGGDYGEVCWDADVTNQDGESVAKYDVLTLVAKG
- a CDS encoding 3-hydroxyacyl-CoA dehydrogenase family protein encodes the protein MSSTPELVGILGGGRMGAGIAQVFLMLGTEVHVAENDDAAAGAARQRVRDGLEGAVRRGKLDDDPEAVLARLHVVTGIGELPAEADLVVEAVPERPELKLDVLAAAERAVSERTVLASNTSSLSIAELATALRNPRRFLGMHFFNPVPASKLVEVVVAPETADDTVQAVSGWVRGLGRTDVVVRDSPGFATSRLGVALGLEAIRMLQEGVADAESIDTAVELGYRHPMGPLRSTDLVGLDVRLAVADYLHGTLGERFAPPQLLRDKVERGELGRKSGRGFHEWPD
- the paaI gene encoding hydroxyphenylacetyl-CoA thioesterase PaaI, whose product is MLDDDNASKTLGIEALTAADGHAAVRMTVTPAMVNGHGMAHGGYVFLLADTAFACACNSHGPVTVAASAEITFVAAAYEGDVLHAEAAERTRFGRSGIYDITVRRGPAPGDPVIAEFRGHSRTLKE
- the paaB gene encoding 1,2-phenylacetyl-CoA epoxidase subunit PaaB encodes the protein MSEESPRSSWPLFEVFVRGKRGLNHVHVGSLHAPDEQMALHNARNLYTRRNEGVSIWVVRADAITASSPDEKDPMFAPSGDKVYRHPTFYAIPDDVPHM